Genomic DNA from Lactiplantibacillus paraplantarum:
ATTTTTGGTCGATAGCGCATGCAGTCAGCAATTGACATTCCTTTTCCGTCTTCATCCCAACCACCTTCCACTTGATTCGCGGCAGTGGCAACTCCCCACATAAAATTCGGTGCCGTCTTGAAATAATCCATTGTAATTCCTCCAACTATGCCAGCATTAACAAGTTATTACCAACTTTTACAGATTGATTCGATTCCGGTACGGGCAAGACTTCTAAGAAATCCTTTGTATTTAATACAATAATCATCACGGTAGGATCATACCCGGCAGCCTTGATTTTCTCCAAATCAAACTTCAACAGTGGCTGTCCTTCATGAAAGCGTTCACCTTTCTTGACTAAGGTTTCAAAATACTTGCCGTGCAATTCAACCGTATCAATCCCGACATGAATCAACAAATCAGCATCATTATCCAAATGAATTCCAATTGCATGGCTAGTGTCAAATACTGCGGATGCAATACCATCGGCCGGTGCAACGACCAGGCCTTCACTCGGAATCACCGCGATACCGTTTCCCATAACACCACTCGCAAATGTCTCGTCGTTCACTTCACTTAATTTCCGTGTTTCACCGACAACTGGACTGTTGATTGTGTGTTTAGTCGTTACGACTTTATCAGCCTCAGCTTGTTCTTTTTTTGTCGTCTCATCACTCACTGGATCATCAAATCCAATGAGCCAAGTGGCAACAAAGGTTGCGATACTTGCAATAACAATGGTGGCAATGGCTAACACAACAAAATTTTCCGTCTTCGAGACCCACATCGGTAGACTTAACAATCCGGGGGTAACATAAATAAAAGCCTTCATTTTCATAAATCCAGCAAATAATCCAGCAATGGCACCACCAATCATCGCACCATACATCGGCTTCTTTAACTTCAAGTTAACACCAAACATTGCAGGCTCAGTAATACCACCTAAATAAGCCGTAACTGTCGAAGAAAGTGCTAAAGCGCGTAATTGCTTATTTTTAGTTTTTAATCCAACTGCTAATGAAGCTGCAGCTTGGGACATGTTCGAGCAAAGTGCGACCACTCGGATGATTGGATCGAATCCTTGCGTTGCAACTAGTTGAATACTGATTGGGCTCAATGCCTTGTGAATACCAATCGAGACCAACCATGGATAAGCTGCTGCTAACAATGGAATGGCAATGAAACCAGCATGTTCATACAAGAACATACTTACAGCGGCAATTCCCATAGAAATCAAGTTGGCAATCGGTCCAAGAACGATAAATGTTAAAGGCGCTGTGATTAACATGATTAGCATTGGCTCAGCAAACACTTTAATCATTCCTGGCGTAATCTTTTTAACAAACTTTTCGATATATGACATCATCCAAACGGATAGGATGGCCGTAATCAAGGTTGCTGAGTATGAGACCAGCTGAACAGGGATGCCAATAAAACTAACGGGTTTGGCAGCCGCAATTAAGGCCGTCCAGTTCGGATTGACCGTAACCAGGCCCATGAAGGCTCCTAAGTATTGGTTAGTTTTAAAAATTTTGGCGGCGGAAAACCCGATAAACGCGGGCATGAAGAAGTAGCCGGTATCAAAAATCAAATTCAGCATTTGATACGTTTGGCTCTTGTCGGAGAGTACCCCGGTAAGCGTTAAGATAAGAAGGAGCACCTTCCCCATCCCGGCACC
This window encodes:
- a CDS encoding PTS beta-glucoside transporter subunit IIBCA, whose protein sequence is MKYEAMNQAIIKGVGGPGNVKSVVHCATRLRFVLNDESKADDDAVKNIPGILQLVKKAGQYQLVIGNNVEDVYNELADMLDLDNQATTADSGKDNRNLFDKVIGTITGSIAPAIPLLAGAGMGKVLLLILTLTGVLSDKSQTYQMLNLIFDTGYFFMPAFIGFSAAKIFKTNQYLGAFMGLVTVNPNWTALIAAAKPVSFIGIPVQLVSYSATLITAILSVWMMSYIEKFVKKITPGMIKVFAEPMLIMLITAPLTFIVLGPIANLISMGIAAVSMFLYEHAGFIAIPLLAAAYPWLVSIGIHKALSPISIQLVATQGFDPIIRVVALCSNMSQAAASLAVGLKTKNKQLRALALSSTVTAYLGGITEPAMFGVNLKLKKPMYGAMIGGAIAGLFAGFMKMKAFIYVTPGLLSLPMWVSKTENFVVLAIATIVIASIATFVATWLIGFDDPVSDETTKKEQAEADKVVTTKHTINSPVVGETRKLSEVNDETFASGVMGNGIAVIPSEGLVVAPADGIASAVFDTSHAIGIHLDNDADLLIHVGIDTVELHGKYFETLVKKGERFHEGQPLLKFDLEKIKAAGYDPTVMIIVLNTKDFLEVLPVPESNQSVKVGNNLLMLA